The genomic stretch GGGACTGGCCGAGGGCACCCTCTACCACCACTTCCGCAGCAAGGACGACCTGCTGCTCGGCCTGTTCGGCGCCCTCGGGGAGCAGGCGCGTGCGTCGCTCGATCCGGCGGCGCTGGCGGCCCTGAACCTGCGGGACTTCCTGCGGGCGTTCCTGGAAGCGCCACTGGCGGCCCTGATGCAGGACGAGGCGGGGCTGCTGCGCGTGATCCTGTCCGAGGGCCTGATCCGCCGCGACCTGGGCCGCGCCTTCGCCGACGGCCTGAACGGAACGGCGGACCTGGGCGCGCAGGCGCTCGCCGCGCGGCCCGAACTGACTGGCATGGACACCGGCGAACTGCTGCGTACCGGCCTGACCCTGGTGCTCGGCCACTGCGTGCAGGGCGCACTGTCGGGCGACCCTCTGCCCGATCCGCAGGTGACGGCGGCGCGCGGGGCAGACGTGCTGCTGGCCATGGTGGCAGGTGAGCGCGCATGAACATCACGCTGATCGCGCTGGGTTCGCGCGGGGACGTGCAGCCGTACGTGGCGCTGGGGCTGGGGTTGCGCCGGGCGGGGCACGCGGTGCGGCTCGCCTCGCACGACACGTTTCACGCGCTCGTGACGGGCGCGGGGCTGGAATTCGCCCCGATGCGCGGGAACGTGCAGGAGGTCGTGAACAGCCCCGAGATGCGCGCCGCGCTCGCCAGCGGAAACATGCTGGCAATCAACCGGGTGTCCGCGCGCGCCACGCAGCAGGGCGCGCTGCTGTGGGCCGAGGACGGCCTCATCGCCGCGCGGGACGCCGATCTGCTCATGGCGGGCATCGGGGGCATGAACGTGGCGCAGGCCCTCTCGGAGAAACTGCGCGTGCCGCTCGTGGAGGCACACGTGGTGCCGTTCCACCCCACGCGGGCGTTTGCCGGGGCGATCTTTCCGCCGGGCACCGCGCGGCTGGGCGGCTGGGCGAACCGCCTGTCGCACGTCCTGACGCGGCAGGTGATGTGGCAGATGTTCCGCGCGGCCGACACGCGCGCGCGGCGTGAGGTGCTGGGCCTCTCCCCTGCCCCGCTGCTCGGCCCGCGCCCGCTGCGGCCCCTGCCGACCCTGCACGGGATCAGTCCGGCGGTCCTGCCGCGCCCCGCCGACTGGGACGCGGCGCAGCACCTGACCGGCTACTGGTTTCTGCCGCAGGAGGCCTGGACGCCGCCGCCCGCGCTGGAGGCGTTCCTGAACGCCGGGCCACCCCCCGTATCCATCGGGTTCGGCAGCATGACCACCCCGGACCCGCAGGTGACCACCCGCGCGGTCGTGGCGGCCCTGGCGCGCAGCGGACAGCGGGCCGTGCTCCTGAGCGGCTGGGGTGGCCTGAGCGCCGCCGACGTGCCGGACACCGTGTTCGTGACGGACAGCGTCCCGCACGACTGGCTGTTCCCGCGTGTGGCTGCGGCGGTGCATCACGGCGGGGCGGGCACGACCGCGGCGGGGCTTGCGGCGGGCGTCCCGAACGTCGTCGTGCCGTTCTTCGGGGATCAGCCGTTCTGGGGGGATCGCGTGCAGAGGCTGGGCGTGGGACCCGCCCCGGTGCCGCGCCGCGCCCTGAACGAGCGGACCCTGGCGGACGCCCTGACGCGCGCCGTCACGGACGCCGGGATGCGTGACCGCGCGGCGGCGCTGGGCGCCCGCATCCGCGCGGAGGACGGGGTGACGCGGGCGGCGGAGGTGGTCTCGGGGTTGAGGTTGTGACGACAGAATTCAGCGGTAAGGAGGGCCTCCCGCACGTCCTCTGAATCGAGCGGACTCGCAGAGCGAGCACCTGAAACCAACAGGGGTGGAGATGGAGCCCTGGGCGCGTTGTTGGGCCCTCGATGAAACTGAAGCCCGCTGTGACGCCGCCGCCGTGTGTTTCCGGTCCAGCCGGAACCGTGCCATGCTGCGCTCGTGGCTTCCCCTTCCCTGCTGGCGGGCGCAGTGGACGTGCTCTCTGCGTTCGACGCGGATCACACCGAGTGGCGCCTGTCGGACCTGTCGCGGCAACTGGGCGTGCCGACCAGCACCCTCCACGAGCAGCTGCTGGCCCTGTGCGAGACGGGCCTGCTCGCGCGGGTGGGGCGGGGCCGGTACCGGCTGGGGTGGCGGCTGCTGAAACTGTCCAGTGCGCTGTACGGCAGCCTGCCCTGGTACGGCCCGGCGCACGCGGCGATGGAGCGGGTCGCGCGGGCCGGGCACGCCCTGGCGTTCCTGTGCGTGCTGGACGCGAGGTCAGGGCGGGTACTGTGCATTGCCCGGAGCGTGCAGGGCCGGGACGGCCCACCGGTGGCCGGGGAACTGGATTTCGAGCTGCCCGCACATGCGTCCGCCAGCGGGAAGCTGCTGCTGGCGCTGGCGGGTCGCCCCCTCCCGCCGGGCGCGGCGGCGTTCACACCGCGCACCGTGACCGGGGTGGAGGCGTGGGAGGCCGAGACGGCAGGCATCCTCGCGCAGGACGCCGCCCGGACGCAGGACGAGTGGGCGACCGGCACGTCCGGGCTCGCGGTCCCGGTGCGCGGGCCGGACGGGACGGTGCTGGCGGCGCTGGGTGTCAGCGTCCCGACCGCGCGCGTGCGGGGAGACACCCTGCTGCGCCTCCTGCGGGACGAGGCGGACGCGGTCAGCTGGGAGCTGGGCTGGCGTCCGGGGGCGCCGGGCACCCATTGACCCCGTTTCGGGCGACAGTCCGCCACATTTGTCTGCGTGTGCGGAGCGTCCCGGATCAGTGGCGCGTGGGGGGCTCGTCGCCGGGCACCGCGCCTGTCAGGAGGTACTTGGCGGCCTCGGGCGGGAGAGGCCGGGCGAGCAGGAACCCCTGGATGTGGTCGCATCCGAGGTCGCGCAGGCGGTCGCGTTGCGAGTCGTCCTCGACGCCTTCCACGGTGACGGTCATGTTCAGCGTCTGCGCCAGCTGGATCATGGCGCCCATCAGGGCCGTCACGCGGGGTTGCCGGTCGGTGTTCAGGTGCCGCGTGAAGGACCGGTCGACCTTCAGCTGGTCGAAGGGCAGGGATTCGAGCATGCTCAGGCTGCTGTACCCGGTGCCGAAGTCGTCCATGGCGATCTGCACGCCCAGCGCCTTGAGTTCCGTGACGTGCGATTGCGCGCGCTCCAGGTCGCGCATGACGAGGCTCTCGGTGATCTCGAGGATCAGGTGCCGGGCGGGCAGGCCGGTGGCGCGCAGGGCGGCGCGGACGGTATCCACGAAGTGAGGCAGGTCGAACTGCAGTGGCGAGACGTTCACGGACATGCACAGGCCCCGCTGCGGGAAGGCCCAGCGGACCGCCTGGGCGCACGCCTCACGCAGCACCCACTCGCCGATGGGAAGGATCAGGCGGGTGTCCTCCGCGACCGGGATGAACGTGACGGGCGGAATCAGGCCCCGTTCGGGGTGCTCCCAGCGGATCAGGGCCTCGAAGCCCGCGAGGGCCCCGCCGCGCACGGCGTAACGGCCCTGGTAGTGCAGCCGGAGTTCCTGGCGGTCCAGGGCGCCGCGCAGGTCCCGTTCGAGCAGTTGCCGGTCGCCGGGTTCGCCCATGGCGGATTCGAAGTGCAGCACCTGGTTCCCGCCGCTGCGTTTGACGCGGTACATGGCGAGGTCCGCGTGCTGCTGTAGCGCCTCGGCGTCCCGGCCGTCGGAGGGCGCGACGGCGCAGCCGATGCTGGCAGTGATGGTCATGCGAGTCCCGGCGAGGTCGAAGGGGTCGGTGAGCACGTCCGCGAGTTTCTGCGCGACCAGCGTCGCGTCGCGGCGGGCACTGACGCGGCTCAGCAGGACCGTGAACTCGTCCCCGCCGACCCGCCCGACGAGGTCGCTGCTGCGCACGACACTCTGGAGGCGCCGCGCGACCTGTTGCAGCAGGCTGTCCCCGGCTGAGTGCCCGAGCGTGTCGTTCACGGTCTTGAAGCGGTCCAGGTCGATGAAGATCAGCGCGGCGTTCTCGCCACTGCCCAGGCTTCGCAGGGTGTCGGTGGTCACCTGCTGGAAGTGCGCGCGGTTGCTGACACCAGTCAGGGCGTCGTGCGTGGCGCGGTGCAGCAGGTCCGCCTGCGTGTCGCGCAGCTGCCGGTTGGCGCGGGCGAGGTCCACGTTGCGCAGCCGCTCGATCTCCGCCTCGCGGTTCAGGAGTTCCAGGCGGATCTCGGCAGTCAGAAGCTGGGAGCGGGCGTCCACCTCATGTTCGTGCACGGCGCGTTCCAGCGCGTGGTGCTCACGGGCATAGGCCAGGGCCGCCCGGTGATCTCCGGCCCACTCGTGCAGGCGGACCAGGCCGTCCAGCGCGAGGATCTCGACGGGACGACTGCCGACCTCGCGGGAGCACTCCAGGCTCTCGCGCAGCAGCGCGCCGGCCTCCTCCAGGTTCCCGAGGGCCAGGTGCGCCAGCGCGGCGGCGCACGCGAGGCGGCTGATGCCTTCGCGGTCCTGCCGGGCGCGCGTGGCGTCCAGGTCGGTCAGGGCGACCGTCAGTGCCTGCCCGGTGTGCCCCTGGCGGAGCAGGGCGCGGCTCACGCATTCCTGCACCGTGCTCACCCAGCGGGGCGGACCGACCTGCCGGATCAGCGGAAGGTGCTCTCCGGCGAGGTCCAGCACCTGCGCGGGGTGGTCCTGCCGGTCATGTATGAGAATCAGGTGCGTGATGGAGGACGCCAGGATGATCGGCGACTGCAGCACCTGCGCGAGCTGCTGCGCGCGGTCATGGAAGGCCAGGGCCTGTGACAGCTGCCCGGTGGTGGTATACAGCGCCGCGAGATTGGTCAGCGCGCGGAACGAGCCGGTGTCATCCCCACTGGCCTGGGTCAGGCGCAGGCTGTCCAGGAAGGCCTGCAGTGCCAGGTCATACTGCGCGACGCGATCGTGGTACAGGCCCAGGCCGTTCAGGGAACGGGCCTCCATCAGGGGGTCGGCCACCTGCCGCGCCAGGGTCAGCGCGGCGTCCAGGTGCGCCTTCACGTCCGGCAGGCGACCGGTGTACAGCGCGCAGCCGCCCAGCAGCAGGTACGCGAGCAGCTGGGCGCGGGTGTCGCCGCGCTGCGTGGCCTGCGCGAGCAGCGCCGCGATCTGCGCGGAGGTCACCTCCGGGGTGTGGTACATCCCGGCTTCCAGCGCCGCCAGGTCACGTTCGAGGGACCCGGGCGGCGCGCGCAGCGGGCTGTTCACCTCCTGTTGTGTCACGCGCTCCCCTGTGGCATGGCGTTCAGGGTATCGGGCGGCGCGGCACAGGTTCCTCACAGGGACGGAACCTTCAGGGCGGGGGCGCAGTGACCGGTCGGGCCAGCACGGCGCGCAGCGCGGCGTTGATCCACGCGAAGGCCCGGCGGGTGTTCGGCATGGTGTACGTCTGGTCGGCGCCGCGCTGCATGAACACGTACACGAGGTGGCGGCCGTCCGTCGTTTCCAGGTAGCCGCTGTAGGTCAGCAGCTGCCAGCCGTTGCCGCCCTTGGCGCCCACGTACCGCACGCGGTTCTGGTGCGTCAGGGTCAACGCGGACTTCCCGAAGCCCAGCGCCATGACCTCCCGCTGCCAGCGGCGTGAGGTCTCCGAGAGGTCCGGACGCAGGAATTCCTGCGCGACGAGCGTCCCGAACTCGTACGGCGTGCTGAGGTTGTATACCTGGGCGTCCACGGCGTCGTCCCGGCGGTGGTCAAAGTGGTCGTTCAGCTTGCGCTGCACGTAATCCGCGCGGTAGCGCTGGGCGTCCTGATCGATCAGCGCGGCGATCCGGCGCTGCTCATCGCCATGTGCGCCGGTCCAGCGGGACGTTCCGTTGAAGGTCGCGGACAGGCCAGTCTGCGCCACCCACCAGGCCTTGGTCGGCAGGATCAGTCGCGTGCGGCACAGGCCCAGGCGGTCGGCGACGTCCTGCACGGCGTTCAGGCCCACTCGGCGGTGCAGGATGTCGGTGGCGGTGTTGTCGCTGTTGCGGATCATCCGTTCGCTTAGGGTCCGGACATCCGAACCGTCGAAGGGATAACTGCCCAGCGACTGGTTCTGACGGGTCACCTTGAACCGCTCGGCGGGACTGACCGCTCCCGAGTCCACGCCGCGCAGCAGGGCCCACAGCACCGCCTGCTTGTACATGCTGGCCAGCGGGAAGACGCGGTCGGGATTCGTGGCGACGGCGCGGCGGACCGAGAGCGTGACCGGGTCGACCTCGGCCACCCACAGGCCCAGCTGTCCGCTCAGGTGATGCGGGGGCGGCGGGGCTGTGGGCACAGCTGGCGCGGCCTTCAGGCAGCCCCGGTCGTCCCGCAGTGGGTCGGAAATCGCCTGCGGCTGCCCCGGCCGGGCCTGTCCGGGCACGGACTGGCGTTGCAGGGTCACGTGCCCCTCGCGCTGCGGGGCGGGCTGGGCGCAGCCCAGCAGGACAGCGGGCAGCCACCACGCCGCCCGGACAGGGAAGCCCCTCACGTCAGACCGTGACAGGCTCCAGGGTCACGCCGACCGTGCCGGGGCCCGCGTGGGTCGCGACGA from Deinococcus soli (ex Cha et al. 2016) encodes the following:
- a CDS encoding EAL domain-containing protein, whose amino-acid sequence is MTQQEVNSPLRAPPGSLERDLAALEAGMYHTPEVTSAQIAALLAQATQRGDTRAQLLAYLLLGGCALYTGRLPDVKAHLDAALTLARQVADPLMEARSLNGLGLYHDRVAQYDLALQAFLDSLRLTQASGDDTGSFRALTNLAALYTTTGQLSQALAFHDRAQQLAQVLQSPIILASSITHLILIHDRQDHPAQVLDLAGEHLPLIRQVGPPRWVSTVQECVSRALLRQGHTGQALTVALTDLDATRARQDREGISRLACAAALAHLALGNLEEAGALLRESLECSREVGSRPVEILALDGLVRLHEWAGDHRAALAYAREHHALERAVHEHEVDARSQLLTAEIRLELLNREAEIERLRNVDLARANRQLRDTQADLLHRATHDALTGVSNRAHFQQVTTDTLRSLGSGENAALIFIDLDRFKTVNDTLGHSAGDSLLQQVARRLQSVVRSSDLVGRVGGDEFTVLLSRVSARRDATLVAQKLADVLTDPFDLAGTRMTITASIGCAVAPSDGRDAEALQQHADLAMYRVKRSGGNQVLHFESAMGEPGDRQLLERDLRGALDRQELRLHYQGRYAVRGGALAGFEALIRWEHPERGLIPPVTFIPVAEDTRLILPIGEWVLREACAQAVRWAFPQRGLCMSVNVSPLQFDLPHFVDTVRAALRATGLPARHLILEITESLVMRDLERAQSHVTELKALGVQIAMDDFGTGYSSLSMLESLPFDQLKVDRSFTRHLNTDRQPRVTALMGAMIQLAQTLNMTVTVEGVEDDSQRDRLRDLGCDHIQGFLLARPLPPEAAKYLLTGAVPGDEPPTRH
- a CDS encoding TetR/AcrR family transcriptional regulator is translated as MKRTSPRPADDPQRRATILRAAQLCFAQDGFHRTTMRAVARQAGLAEGTLYHHFRSKDDLLLGLFGALGEQARASLDPAALAALNLRDFLRAFLEAPLAALMQDEAGLLRVILSEGLIRRDLGRAFADGLNGTADLGAQALAARPELTGMDTGELLRTGLTLVLGHCVQGALSGDPLPDPQVTAARGADVLLAMVAGERA
- a CDS encoding IclR family transcriptional regulator, which codes for MASPSLLAGAVDVLSAFDADHTEWRLSDLSRQLGVPTSTLHEQLLALCETGLLARVGRGRYRLGWRLLKLSSALYGSLPWYGPAHAAMERVARAGHALAFLCVLDARSGRVLCIARSVQGRDGPPVAGELDFELPAHASASGKLLLALAGRPLPPGAAAFTPRTVTGVEAWEAETAGILAQDAARTQDEWATGTSGLAVPVRGPDGTVLAALGVSVPTARVRGDTLLRLLRDEADAVSWELGWRPGAPGTH
- a CDS encoding glycosyltransferase, encoding MNITLIALGSRGDVQPYVALGLGLRRAGHAVRLASHDTFHALVTGAGLEFAPMRGNVQEVVNSPEMRAALASGNMLAINRVSARATQQGALLWAEDGLIAARDADLLMAGIGGMNVAQALSEKLRVPLVEAHVVPFHPTRAFAGAIFPPGTARLGGWANRLSHVLTRQVMWQMFRAADTRARREVLGLSPAPLLGPRPLRPLPTLHGISPAVLPRPADWDAAQHLTGYWFLPQEAWTPPPALEAFLNAGPPPVSIGFGSMTTPDPQVTTRAVVAALARSGQRAVLLSGWGGLSAADVPDTVFVTDSVPHDWLFPRVAAAVHHGGAGTTAAGLAAGVPNVVVPFFGDQPFWGDRVQRLGVGPAPVPRRALNERTLADALTRAVTDAGMRDRAAALGARIRAEDGVTRAAEVVSGLRL
- a CDS encoding serine hydrolase; protein product: MRGFPVRAAWWLPAVLLGCAQPAPQREGHVTLQRQSVPGQARPGQPQAISDPLRDDRGCLKAAPAVPTAPPPPHHLSGQLGLWVAEVDPVTLSVRRAVATNPDRVFPLASMYKQAVLWALLRGVDSGAVSPAERFKVTRQNQSLGSYPFDGSDVRTLSERMIRNSDNTATDILHRRVGLNAVQDVADRLGLCRTRLILPTKAWWVAQTGLSATFNGTSRWTGAHGDEQRRIAALIDQDAQRYRADYVQRKLNDHFDHRRDDAVDAQVYNLSTPYEFGTLVAQEFLRPDLSETSRRWQREVMALGFGKSALTLTHQNRVRYVGAKGGNGWQLLTYSGYLETTDGRHLVYVFMQRGADQTYTMPNTRRAFAWINAALRAVLARPVTAPPP